In the Romeriopsis navalis LEGE 11480 genome, TTTGACAAGCGCCAAGACTGTCAAAGATGTCGCTTTACCAAGCACCGATAAACAAGACGCAATTCAGGATGAACCGCCCGATCCCTTAGTGGTTGGAGTTGATAAAAAAGGCCAGATGATTCTCAATGAAGCCCCGATCGATGAAGTCAAACTGGGAACCGCCGTCGTTGAGTATCTCACCAAAAATCCGAAGGGATCAGTCGTACTGAAAGCCGATAAAAAAGTCGCTTATGAGAAAGTGTTGAATGCTGTAGCAGTATTGCGCGAAGTCGGCGGCGATCGCGTCGCGTTGGCCGTTGGAGACGAGTAAAGCCAAATCACAATTAACATGTTGCCCATACAAAAATTAGCGAATCGTTTGATCACGGTTCGCCAATTTCGGTGACTATTCGGATCTTACGCGTTGAAAGCGCGTGAAATCTAACTGGGTGGAGCAGTCCAGATCACGACGGCCACACCGCTACGACTATTGCTCGGAATCAAATTTAGAAATAGCTGGGTTTTACCTTTTTTCATTTCCCACAGATTACCACCACCGTAAGTTCCAGCGCTGGTAATTGTAAAGATGCGCTTGAGTTCTGGTTCAAGATGTTCATCATATAGTTCTTGAGGGTCTTCATCGACCACTCGCGGGTTAATTCCGCCAATGTTGTCTTTGAAATCCTCATTATCAACATTTTGGAAAAAGTCACTGGGATTCGCAAAGTCATCGGGCACCGGCGTCTCACTTTCTGATCCATCCCCTACTCCCGGCAGGGTCGCAAGTCCCGCAATTAGTTGGACTAACTCATCCGGCACTTTCGCCGCCCCACGCCAGAGTTCAAGGCTGGTTACTGGGCTACCCGCAATCACATAAACGACATCGCCATCATCTTGAAAAATGTTCAGATAGGCGTTCTTGCCAGCTTTCGAAAATTCGATGATATGAAAGCCAGTATTTTCATCAACGGTATCAGCCGTATATTTTTTGGCTGGCAAGGCTTGCTTAAAATGCGTGACCACATCGGCAAGTTGCTTGCCCGTCGAGACATATTCATCACTATCATTCTTGGTCCCGATATGCGGAAAATCGGCAAAGGGATTATTGGGATCAGTATTGTCCCCGCCCGGCGGCATAGGCGAAACACTCGGCAGCGGTGAAGGTTTCGCTTGCGGTGTTGAGGCAGACGCGGGGGTCGGCTTGGGGGTCGGGTTAGGACTCGGTTTGATCACAGGCGCCTTCGGCTGTGCCAATTTAACTTTAGGCAGTTTAGGCTTGGCCTTAACTTTGACTTTGGGCGCTTTTTTCTTTAGTTTACCGGTGCTGATTTTAGTAATCGTCACCGGCTTTTCTTTTTTCTTCGGAATGTTCTTATCTGCGTCTTTCGCGTTTGGAGCAAAAAACAACAATAGGTGCAATCCGATCGCGGTGAAGAGTAGCGGTCGGTAAAAAAGGTTCGCGGCACCCGTCAGATTCTGCGGCGCCAGGATATTGCCGAACAGATTGACAAGGTAGCCAGGGACCTGCTTCGGTTCTAGGGATGGAATTGTGCCTCGCTCAACCAGAGGGGTATCTTCCTCAACAAGCCATCGATCGACATCAACCGAGATTTCCTCGATCGGGGACTTAACGTCGCTATCGTTTTTGGGTGGTAACTGTAGAACCATAGTTGCTGGGATTAAATTGAGAAACTTGTCAGAGGCATTGATATCAGACGTGATGGATTTGCTAATGCCGCAGATAATGGCAGAGCACATACGACACAAGCGATAGATAGACTAGTTAAACGTCATCGACCAGGGCGAGTCATCATTTACCGAAGTAAGCTACTGGCAATTTTCACCACGATGAATTTAGTTAAAGACCATGATCTGATGCTG is a window encoding:
- a CDS encoding ExbD/TolR family protein → MKLKSRGRRAMPEVNMTPMMDVIMTILTFFIIVSMTLTSAKTVKDVALPSTDKQDAIQDEPPDPLVVGVDKKGQMILNEAPIDEVKLGTAVVEYLTKNPKGSVVLKADKKVAYEKVLNAVAVLREVGGDRVALAVGDE